From Merismopedia glauca CCAP 1448/3, one genomic window encodes:
- a CDS encoding hydrogenase maturation protease yields the protein MKTLVIGYGNTLRSDDGVGFLVAEEVAEWNLPNLRSLAVHQLLPELAAEIAQVEEVFFIDAWEDLGNEHHDRPRLERLQPNASPCSLDHSWSPSVLLHLASTLYHSDPVAYQILIPARQFDFGTSLSAIAKDGMDWSLNVMKAHLTTDREQLPCTKLA from the coding sequence ATGAAAACCCTAGTAATTGGTTACGGCAATACATTACGAAGCGATGATGGAGTTGGCTTTCTCGTGGCTGAAGAGGTGGCTGAGTGGAACTTGCCGAACCTGCGATCGCTTGCCGTCCATCAACTCCTGCCAGAATTAGCTGCGGAAATCGCTCAAGTTGAGGAAGTATTTTTCATCGATGCTTGGGAGGATTTAGGAAACGAACATCACGATCGCCCCCGCCTAGAACGCTTACAACCCAATGCATCTCCTTGCAGCCTGGATCATAGCTGGAGTCCGAGCGTTCTTTTGCACCTAGCCAGCACCCTCTATCACTCAGATCCAGTAGCTTATCAAATTCTGATTCCAGCCAGACAATTTGACTTCGGCACATCCCTGTCCGCGATCGCCAAAGATGGCATGGATTGGAGTCTGAACGTCATGAAAGCCCACCTGACAACCGATCGGGAGCAATTGCCATGCACGAAGTTGGCTTAA